The DNA region GCGCGGCCTTGCGGAAGCTGGCCCCGACATTTCCCATGGGTCCTGCTCCCCACAAGGTCCACCGCCGGACGATGGCACCCGACGGGCCTTTGGGAGACATCGACATGGACCGCAGCGAACCAACATCCTGACTGACCGCCACGCCTCCACGACGAATGATGGAGGCGGGTGTTCCGACGCGCCGCGGCCGAGCCGTTGCGCGCGTCTTTGCGTTGGCCGCAGACCCGCGGCCTCGTTTCCAGTCCGGGCCCCTCTGGCCGATGCGTCCCGCCGTGGCGCACCGGTGATGTCGGACTGCTCATGTGACGATCGAAGTCTCCGCTTGCGGGAGCGGAGTGCATGAAGCAAGGGACAGTTCCATGGACCAGATCGTTTTAATGTGGGCCGGCTTCGCCGTCTTCGTTGCCGTGCTTTTGGCCTTTGATCTTGGTGTATTTTCCAAGAAATCCCATGTGATTTCCGGCCGTGAGGCGCTGATGCGCTGCGCGGCTTATTCCACTCTGGCGATGATCTTCGCGGCCGGCGTCTTTCATTTCCAAGGGTCGCAGAAGGGGCTGGAGTTCCTGACCGGCTACCTGATCGAATACAGCCTGAGCGTCGACAACATCTTCGTCATCGCGCTGATCTTCACCCATTTCGCGGTGCCGCCGCAGTACCAGCACCGGGTGCTGTTCTGGGGCATCCTGGGGGCGCTGGTGATGCGCGGCGTGCTGATCGTGGCGGGCACGGCGCTGATCCAGGAATTCCACTGGATCATCTACATCTTCGGCGCCTTCCTGATCTTCAGCGGCATCAAGATGCTGATGTCGGTGGACGACGAGCCGGATATGGAGAACAACCGGATCGTCAAGTTCGTCCGCTCCCGCTTCCGCATGACCGACGGCTACGAGGGGCAGAACTTCTTCGTGATGCGCGACGGCGTGCGGATGATGACGCCGCTGTTCCTCGTGCTGATCCTGATCGAGTTCACCGATCTGGTCTTCGCCGTCGACTCCATCCCGGCGGTCTTCTCGGTGACCACCGACCCGTTCATCGTCTGGACCTCCAACGTCTTCGCGATCCTCGGCCTGCGCGCGCTCTACTTCGCGCTGGCCTCGATCATCCACCGTTTCCATTACCTGAAGTACGGCCTGTCGCTGGTTCTGGTGGTGGTCGGCGCCAAGATGATGCTGGTCGACATCTACAAGATGCCGACGGCGCTGGCGCTGGGCATCACGGCCGTCCTGGTCGGCGGCTCCATCGTCTTCTCGATGCTGAAGACCCGTGGCGAGGCGGCTCCGGAGGCCGCGGACGGCGAGGCCCGCCGCTGGTGGGTGCCCGGCAGCCCGGCCAAGGGTGCCGGCGGCTCGGCCCCGGCGTCCTCCAGCGAGGCGGCCGCGGCGTCCTCGGACGGCAAGGGCCGGTAAGACGCCCGGTCCAAAGGGCAAGGGCAAAAGGCGGGGCGTCCGGTCCGGTGGATCGGGCGCCCCGCGCGTTTCCGGGCCATGGTATTCGCAAAAGTGGTAATGCCGGTTTCACGACGACGATGATGTGGATGTGCGGGGCGGATGGCGCCCCGCTTGGCGATCCTCGCCAACCCTTTCCAACCCAAGGAAGAGACATCCATGCTTATCGGCACGCAGTTCAACGGCGCTCAACCGGCCTCCATCGCCCTGTCCGCGCTTCCCATCCCGTCGGGACCCCTGTCCGGCCTGCTCCAGGCGGCCCGCGACGAACTCGTCGCCTTGGCGTCCGGCCGCGGGGTCACGCTTTCCGTCGCGTTCGACATGCCGGAGCTGGTGCGGGTCAACGAGGCGGCGGTGGCCGCTGGCTCCTGGGAGCCGATGCTTCCGGCGGCCCATCCGGCCTGCCGCTCCCTGACCCCGGCCAACGCCTTCTGGATCCGCGGGACGGCCGCCTCCGGCGACGTGGTCACCGCCCAGGCCGGGCTGCTCTACGATTGCACCGCCCAGTCCATCGGCGACCGCTTCAACGCCATGACGGTGTTCTACGACGACCCGGCCACCCAGGCTCCGGACGGCGAATGGTGCACCTGCACGTCCGACACCGCCAACGGCACGCGCGGTCGGGTGGTGTGGACGAACGCGGGATGGACGCGGCCCGACTTCCAGGGTCGCGGGCTGTTCCCGATTTGCCAGCGGGTGAACAAGCTGGCGGCGTGGCTGCTGTGGTCGCCGACCTGGTTCATCTCGGTCGTCGATCCCGACATCGTCCCGGTTTGGGCGGAACGGAAGATGGGGCCGCGCCACATCGACGACGAGCCGGCCATCACCTACAACCAGATCGGCCTGAAGACGCTGCCGATGCACCTCGTGCGCTTCAGCCGCGCGCAGTTCCTCGGCGATCTGGCGCAGCTCGCCGCGGACCTCGCCCAGGCGGCGTGACGCGAGGGACCGCCTGATTCAGCCGTCGATCAGCGCCAGCAGGGCCTGACGGCGGTGGCCCAGTGACCAGCCGAACAGGAGGTGCCGGTAATTGACGGGCGGACGGGGAAGTCCGGTGATCACCAGATGGTTGTACACCGGCTCCCCGCCCTCCACCGCCTCCCGGTACTGCGCGTCGATGGCCTGGGCGTAGGCGCTGTGCACGTCCTCGAGATGGGGCTTGCCGATGTTCTGGTCGGCCCAGCGGTCGCCGAAGACCCGGCGGGTCGGCTCCCCGATGTAGCGGAAGCACAATGGCCCGCCGTCCCGCGCCGTCAGGATGACGCAGCGCGGCAGCAGCCCGGTGCTTTTCAGGTCGTCGTGCAGGCCCGGACCGAACGTGGGATTCCGCTTCCACACGGCGATCATGTCCTGGTGCCAGTCGAGCGCCGTGCGCAACGGCTGCCGGTGGATGTCGACGCGGGTCGCCGCCGGCTCGGCGGGGGGCGGATCGCCGCGGCGACCGCGCAGGATCGTCACCAGACCGCGGGCAAGCGGCCCGGCGATGCGATCCTTGAGAAACCCGGTTGACGGCGGTGTGATGGGCAAGGCAACCGTCACTCCCCGACCTCTTTCCTCGGCGACAGGAACTCCGACGCCATAGCCTGATAGATCCGCCGCGCCGCGTCCAGGGCCACGCTCCCCGCCTTGGCCCCGGCGGCGAGCATCCGGCCGGTCGGCTTGGTCGGCAGGGCCTTCGGCATCGCGGCCTCGATGGCGTCGGCCGCCTGGTCGAAGCGGGCGATGGCCTCGCGCTGCGCGATGCGCTCCAGAGCCGTCACGGCATCGTCGAGAAGGGGGAGCAGCCGCTCGGCGCCGGCTCCCTGGTCCGCCATCGCGGCGCGGCAGGCCCGCAGCGTGGCGAGAACCCCCGCCAGGTCCTGGGCGGGTGCCGCCGCCAGGGCGTCCGGCACCGGATTCCGGCCCACGGCCGGACCGATGCCCGCTTGCTCGGCGGCGGCCTGGAGCTGGTCCAGGAACAGGGCCACGCCCTCCCCGAGGGCCAGGGCCTTCGTGTCCTCGACGATCCCCTCCTGGCAGAGGGCGTGGGCGAGGCGTGCCTCGCGCGCCGTCGACAGGGGCAACTGCCGGACCATCAGGCTCGACAACTCGCGGATGCCGCCGTTCAGCAGGTCGAAGGCATGGGGGCCGCTCGGCGGGTTGGCGACGATGTCGGACATCTGCTCCGCGGCTCTGGTGAACAGCGTGTCGCGCCGGTCGAAGGCCTTGGTCAGATCAAGGGCGGCATCCGGCGCGCGGCCGCCGTTCCGTTGCCCAGAGCGCATCCTGCCTGCCTTTCCGTGATCCTGAAGACCCACGTTCCTGAAGATGGAGGCCCGCCGGTTCCGGTCTGTCCGCCGGAAGCCGCGCTTCCCCGGATGGGCGAGCCAGTATTTCACAATGGGGGGTTGTCAACAACCCGGGCATTCGCTCGATCGGGGAGTCTCCGCGATCGGAATGCGCATCAGGGCTGCGGCCGGGCGTGTCGGGGGCCGGCCTGTCGCGGGCTGGCGGATCGGCCGGTCGCGCGCGCCGCCGGTCGGCCGGTTCCGGTCCGGCGGGCGCGGAGATGGCCGACCGCGTCAGCCCACGGCGTTGAAGTCGTCCAGCAGGGCGGCGATGCGCCCGCTGTCGCTCTGGTCCATGATGACGCGGGCGCGGCGGGTGGCCTCCTGGAGGTCCAGCTTGCGGATCCGGCGCTTCACCAGGGGGATGGCCGGCGGCACCATCGACAGGTCGCGCACGCCCAGCCCGAGCAGAAGCGCGGTGTAGCGCGAATCGCCGGCGATCTCGCCGCAGACCGACACCGGGATGCGGGCGCGCAGCGCCGCCTCGATGGTGAACTGGATCAGGCGCAGCACCGCCGGGTGCAGCGGGTCGTAGAGCGAGGCGACCTGCTCGTCGCCGCGGTCGATGGCCAGCGTGTACTGGGTCAGGTCGTTGGTGCCGATGGAGAAGAAGTCGGCGGCGTAGGCCAGGGCGTCCGCGGACAGGGCCGCGCCCGGCACCTCCACCATCACGCCGACCGGCGGCAGAGGGTCCGCGATGGGCACGCCGCGACGGCGCAGGCGGCGGGCCACCTGGCCCATCATCTCGCGCACGCGCTGCACCTCGGCGACCGAGCAGATCATCGGCAGCAGGATGCGCAGCGGCCCGTGGACGCCGGCCCGCAGCATGGCGGCGAGCTGCGTCTCCAGCAGCTTCGGCTCGCGCAGGCCCAGCCGGACGGCGCGCAGGCCGAGCGCCGGGTTCGCCGGCTCGCCGTAGCGGCCCGCCATCCAGCCGGCCAGCTTCTCCCCGCCGACATCCATGGTGCGGGCGGTGACGGTGCGCCCGCCCATGCCCTCCACGATGGAGCGCAGGACGGTGTACTGCTCGTCCTCGTCCGGCAACTGGTCGCGGTTCATGAACAGGAACTCGGTGCGCAGCAGCCCGATGCCCTGCGCCCCGTTCTCCAGCGCGTGGTCGAGGTCGCGCGGCAGCTCCAGATTGGCCTGGAGCGTCACCGCGGTGTTGTCGCGGGTGACCGCCGGCAGCTTGCGCAGGCCCTTCAGCTGCTCGCGCTCGCGCTCGCGCTCGGCGCGGCGTTGCCGGTAGTCCTCCAGCACCTCGGGTGTGGGGTCGATGATGACGCGCCCCTGGACACCGTCGACGATGACCGTGATCCCGTTCTTCAGGCCGGACAGCAGCCCGCCGACGCCCAGCACCGCCGGAATGCCCAGCGAGCGCGCCATGATCGCCGTGTGCCCCTCGGCGCCGCCGAGCACGGTGGCGAAGCCAGCGACGCGGCGCGGGTCGAGCAGGGCGGTGTCCGCCGGGGTCAGCTCCTCGGCCAGGATCACCGCGCCGGGGTTGAGCATCGAGAAGGCCTGATACTCGTGGCGCATCAGGTTGCGGATCAGGCGCCGTCCCACCTCGCGCACGTCGGCGATGCGCCCGGCGAGGTAGCTGTCCTCCATGCTCGCGAAGGTCTGGGCGATGGTGGCGATCTCGGCCTGGACGGCGGCCTCGGCGTTGACCATCTCCTGCTGGATGCGACGCTCGACGCCGCGGGTCAGGCGGGAGTTGGTGACCATCGCCAGATGGGCGTCCAGAAGGAAGCCGATCTCCTCCGACGCCGAGCCGGGCAGCACCAGCGCCTTGGCCTTCAGCTTGCGGATCTGGCGGCGCGCCTTGCCGCAGGCGTCGGCGAAGCGCGCGGCCTCGGCCTCCACCTGATCGGCGGCGAGCGTGTATTCGGGAACGCGGACGGCGCCGCTCTCCACCACATGGGCCGGGCCGATGGCAATGCCGGGCGAAACGCCCAGCCCGCGCAACGACCGCCCCTGGCCGGCGGCCGGAACGTCAGTCTTCATCGAACTTGCGGGTGATCAGATCCACGAGCGCCGCCATGGCCTCCTCGGCCTCGCGGCCATAGGCGTACAGCTCCACCGAGGTGCCGGGGCCGGCGGCCAGCATCATCAGGCCCATGATGGATTCGCCCGACACCTGCGTCTCGCCACGCCGCACCTCGATCTCGCAATCGAAGGTGGCGACCAGCTTCACGAACTTCGCCGCCGCGCGGGCGTGCAGGCCGCGCTGGTTGCTGATCGTGACGGTCTGGCAGATTTCGGGATTCCTCTCCGGATTCTGTCCGTCAATGCCAGGGGCGCCTTGGATGGGCGCCTTCTCGTCTGGAGAACTCATCGGGTCACCCGTCCGACAGCAGCGAGGAAGCGACGTTGATGTATTTCTGACCGGCCTCCCGCGCGGCGGTCACGGCGTGGGTCAGCGTCTCCTGGCGGCGCACGCTGGCCAGCTTGATCAGCATCGGCAGGTTCACGCCGGCGATCACCTCGACCTTCGCCTTGTCCATGATGGAGATGGCGAGGTTGGACGGGGTTCCGCCGAACATGTCGGTCAGCACGACGACGCCGGACCCGTCGTCCACGTCGGCCACGGAGTTCAGAATGTCCTGACGGCGCTGCTCCATGTCGTCGTCTGGGCCGATGCACACGGCCCGCACCTGCTGCTGCTCACCCACCACATGCTCCAGCGCGGCGATGAACTCTTCCGCGAGGCGCCCGTGGGTTACCAGAACCATACCGATCATGGGACATCCTTCAATTCTGGAGCCTCCCCCGAAGCCACATTCTTATTGCGGCACTTATGAACGATCCCTTATCCGGATCGATCCAACCCACCCGTTGGGCCAACCCACCCCTTGGGCCAACCATCCCGGCCACCCGTTCCGCTGTCAGCCGGCCCGCGGGGCCTGCCGTTCCAGCTCCCGGTGGCTGATCCCCACCTTCAGACCCAGCCCGTCCAGCCAGGCGGCCAACCGTTCGGCGACGAACACGGAGCGGTGCTTGCCGCCGGTGCAGCCGACCGCGATGGTCAGGTAGCTCTTGCCCTCCTGGTTGTAGCGCGGCAGAAGCGGCTGCAACAGGTCCGTCAGATGACGGAAGAATTCGGCGAAATCCGGGTCGCCCTCCACCCGCGCCGCCACGCGGGGGTCGAGGCCGGTCAGCGGTCGCAGATCCGGATCATAGTGGGGATTCGTCAGGAAACGTACGTCGAACACGAGGTCCGCCTCGCGAGGCAACCCCATCCGGAACGAGAAGGAGGTGACGAAGACCTGCAGCGCCGCCTGGGTGCCGATCTGGAAGTTGCCGGCCAGGATGCGGCGCAGGTCATGGATCGACAATTGCGTGGTGTCGATGGTCACGTCGGCCTGCTGCTTCAACGGCAGCAGCATGGCGCGTTCCAGCTGGATGCCGTCCGGCACCGGGCGGTCGATGGCCAGAGGGTGGCGGCGGCGCGTCTCGGTGAAGCGGCGCTGCAGCGTCTCGTCCCCGCAATCGAGGAAGACCAGACGCACCTCCAGCTCCGCATGGGCCTTCAGCGCCTCGACCTCCTCCAGCATGGCGTGGGCGGAGAAGTCGCGGGTGCGGCTGTCGATGACCAGGGCCAGCGGGCGCCGGCGCGGATCGGCCTGCTCCAGCAGCGCCGGGACCAGCGAGAGACGCAGGTTGTCCACCGCCTCGTAGCCGAGATCCTCCAGCGCCTTCAGGGCGACGGACATGCCGGCGCCGGACATGCCGGTGACGAGCACGAGCTGTCCGCCCTGTCCTGGGGATCGTTCCAACGGCGGTTCCTGCAAGGGGCGTGGATCGGTCATGGCAGCTCCGGCGCCTTTCCGAGCGAACCCGCCCGCGCGGCGCCGGCGGCGAGTTTCAGCTTGGCCGGCGCCGAGGCGTCGAAGGGGCAGAGGGCGAGGCGCGGCACGGTCCGGTCGAGAAGATCCGCGGTTTCCTCCTCGGGCAGGCGTTCCACGGCGCCGCGCGGCACCAGATCGACGACCAGACCGATCTCCGCCTCCGTGGCGGCGGGCACCGGCACGATGCCGACCCCCCGAACCTCCAGCAGTCCGGCCAGCGCCGCCGGCGCCGTCGCCATCACCCTGCCATCGTCCACACGCAGCTCCACCCGGTCGTCGGCCACCAACAGCGCCCCCGCGTCGATCATCCGCAGGGCCAGATCGGACTTGCCACTGCCCGACGGTCCCCGCAGCAGCACGCCGACGGACGTTCCGTCCCGGTCGCCGCCGTTACCCAGGCCGCCATTCCATGTGCCGACCAGGACGCAGGTGCCATGAATCGTTGCCATGATCCCGCGAAGGTGAGGTGTGCCGCCGCTTCTGTCAATGGGATGCCGAAAATGCATCCTTTTCCCGCCCGATACGCCTCCAATGCGCCGGCGGGACCACCATGGCCCCGAACCGGGGCGATGCCTCCTTCAGCGCCACCGCCTTCAGCCCGGCCGGTCGCAGCCGGCGTTCAGGGTCAGGCACGGGGTGGGGCGGGCGGTGCGGCGGATGTCCAGCAGCTCGCTGGCCAGCGCGTCGCGCCGCCGGATCATTTCGTCCAGATCGTCCAGTTCCGCGGCCTCCTGGCAGGCGGTGCGGAAATCCTTCTCGCGGGCCAGCCGGGTGAGAAGATGGCTGTAGCTGTCGGCGATGGTCGCCAGATGCCGCTGGGCGCCCTGCAGCGCCTGCGCCAACTGCGTCCGCTCGTCGGCCGACGCCCGCATCATGCGGGCCAGTTCGCCCTGCTGGACGCTGGCGTCCTTGATCAGGCGGGCCAGCCGGTAGCGGCGGAAATCGACCACCGTGGCCGAAGCCGCGGCGGGTCCGTCGATCTGGCGTCGTGCGAACGGGGTGAGGTCGGACTTGGCGTCTGACGTGGTGTCTGACATGGCCCCTCTTCCGGTTGGTGACGTCCGGGTGTCGAAAGGCCAGCCGTCGCGGGCGCGGGAATGACCGGAGTTGAGCATCCGCCGCACCCACGACTTTGTCCATACGTCTTTTCTCAAATTGCAACTATGCCGCATCCGCCATGTGGAAATCCGTTTTGGAAACCCGTTTTGGAAATCCATCAGGGACGGGGCAGGCGCACCGTGAAGACGGCGCCGATCGTCTCCCCGCCGGCTCCGAGGCGGTTGTCCGCCCGGATGGTGCCGCCATGGGCCTCCACGATCTGCTTGGAGATCGACAGGCCGAGCCCCGAATGCGTGCCGAACTTCTCGCCGGCCGGCCGCTCGGTGTAGAAGCGCTCGAAGATCGCCTCCTCCTTGCCCTCCGGGATGCCGGGGCCGTCGTCGCTGACCGTCACCTCCACAGCGCCGTCCGGGGTGCGTCGGGCCGCCAGCCGGACCTGCCCGCCGGGCGGCGAGAAGGACAGGGCGTTGGCGATCAGGTTCTGGAAGACCTGGGTCAGCCGTCCCTCCAGCCCCTTCACGGACAGCGACCCGCCCCGCGGCGGCTCGATGACGACGCTCGGCGCGGCCTCCGCCCCGTCCTCGTCCTCCTCGCCGTCCTCGGCGGTGGTGCGGTGGATGTCGGCCAGCGTGCGGAGCATCGCCCCGATGTCCACCGGCTCCAGCGCGGCGCGGGACAGCTCGGCGTCGAGGCGCGAGGCGTTGGAGATGTCGCTGATCAGCCGGTCCAGCCGCTGCACGTCGTCGGCGATGATCGCCATCAGCTTGTCGCGGCGCGCCGGGTCCTGGATGCGGCTGACGGTCTCCACCGCGCTGCGCAGCGAGGTCAGCGGATTCTTGATCTCGTGGGCGACGTCGGCGGCGAAGCGCTCGATGGCGTCCATGCGCGCCCACAGCGCCGCCGTCATGTCGCGCAGCACGCCGGACAGCTCCCCGATCTCGTCGCCGCGGCGGGTGAAGTCGGGAATTTCCGTATGGCGCCCGTGGCCGGTGCGCAGCCGGTCGGCGGCCTGCGCCAGCTTGCGGATGGGCCGGGCGATGGTGCCGGCCAGATAGAGCGACATCAGGACCGTGACGAGAAGCGCCACCGCGAAGACGCGCAGGATGTCGGTGCGAACGGACCGGATGGCCTCGTCGATCACCGTGCCGCTGCGCGACAGCAGCACCGCCCCCAGCACCTCCTTGTAGCGCTGGACCGGGACGGCGACCGTCAGCAGCAGGTTGGAGCGGGCGACGGGTGAGGCCAGCCGCCACACCGTCGCGCTGTTCTCGCCGGCCAGCGCGCGTTCCACATTGGGCGGCGGGGCCGCCGATTCGGCGGCGTGGCCCGGCGGTTCGCGGTAGAGCGGCAGGTTCTCCCGGCTCGGCACCACGTCGATGAAGCGGGCGTAGAACTCGTTGACCGCCCGCGACGCCGGGTCGCCGGAGGGCGGCAGCGGCAGCTCCTGGATCTCGATCTTGCCGGGCGAGCCGGTCAGCACCCGGCTGTCCGAGAGCAGCCGCCCGTCCGGGCCGTAGAGCCGGGTGTGCGTCTCCGTCGCCAGCGCCAGGCGGCGGATCATCTGGCGCCCCAGCTCCGGCGACAGCTCGTAGCTTTCCTGGCCCAACTCCGGCTCGTCGGCGGCCCGCTGCACGGCGCCCTCGCCCAGCGCCGAGGCGAAGATGCGCGCCTCCGTCTCCAGCGCGTCCAGCTCCGCCTGGACCAGCCGGTCCTGGTAGCGGCCGAGATAGAGCAGGGCGCCGACCAGAAGCAGCAGGGCCAGCACGTTGACGGCCAGGATGCGCAGGGTCAGCGGCGACGGCACGCCGCGGACCCGGCGCCTGGACGCGGCGCGCGGCGCGGTTCCGGAATTGACGGGGTGGGAGGGGGCGTGGTCCGGCGCGCGGACCTCACTCCCTGTATCGGTAACCGACGCCATAGAGCGTTTCGATCTGCGCAAAGTCGGAATCAATGGCCTTGAACTTCTTGCGGAGCCGCTTGATGTGGCTGTCGATGGTGCGGTCGTCGACATAGACGTTCTCGCCATAGGCGGCGTCCATGAGCTGGTCGCGGCTCTTCACATGGCCGGGGCGCTGGGCCAGGGCCTTGACCAGGAGGAACTCCGTCACCGTCAGGTCGATGGGCTGGCCCTTCCAGGTGCAGGAATGGCGGGCGCCGTCCATGACCAGCGGGCCGCGGGTCAGCAGCGCGCCGGGCTCCGGCGCCGTCTTGTCGCGGGTCGCCGCCTCGCGCCGCAGCAGGGTGCGGATGCGCTCGACCAGCAGGCGCTGCGAGAAGGGCTTCTTGATGTAGTCGTCCGCGCCCATGCGCAGTCCCATCAGCTCGTCCACCTCGTCGTCCTTGCTGGTCAGGAAGATGACCGGCAGGTGGCTGGTCTGGCGCAGGCGCTGGAGAAGCTCCATCCCGTCCATGCGCGGCATCTTGATGTCCAGCACGGCGAGGTCCGGCGGGCGCTGCGTCAGGCCGCGCAGCGCTTCGGCGCCGTCGGTGTAGGTGCGCACCTCGAACCCCTCCGCTTCCAGCGCCATGGCAACGGAGGTCAGGATGTTCCGGTCGTCGTCCACCAACGCTACGGTGTGAGACATGTCGTTCGCGTTCCCAATCGCACACCCCGCTTTCGGCAACCGCCGGTGTCGACGTCCGGCTCCCGCGGCCAATTCCAGCGGATGACCGGCCCGTCACGGTCGCTTACTACGGAAGAATGGTTTCGTCTTATTTCGAAATGCGGGCTTTTCTTATGCTCCACGATGCCCATGAGGCGGCGCAAAGGCATGAAAAGCCAACTTTTCGCTTTTCCCAACCTATTTGTCTGGGCCAATATGGCACCAATGCGGCGCCGGGGAAACGGTGCTGCGCGGGAGAACGCATTCGTTTCAGGGCATGAGTTCCGACGAGTCCCCCATCCGTCCGACCCCTTCGGGGCCGGGCGCCGCGGCGTCATCGGACGTCGGCGGCCATACGGGAGGCGCCGCAAGGCGCCTGATGCGTGGTGCCGGTCTGGCGGCGCTGTCCACCGCCCTGCGCGGGGATGACGGCCGGCGGGATGGCCAGCACGATGACCGGGGTGGATGGCCCTACCCCTCGCTGGTCCAGGTGGCCTTCGACCTCGACGGCACGCCCCTTCTCCTGCTCTCCACGCTGGCCGACCACACGAAGAACATCGCGCGGGACCCGCGCGTCGGCCTGCTGTTCGACGGAACGGCGGGGCTGGCGGAGCCGCTGTCCGGGCCTCGGCTGTCCGTTCTCGGACGGGCCGAGCGTTCGGAGGAGCCGCGCCATCGCGCCCGTTTCCTGGCGCGCCATCCCGGTGCCGCGCTCTACGCCGGTTTCGCCGATTTCAGCGTCTACGCCGTGTCGGTGGAGCGCGCCCATCTGGTGGCCGGCTTCGGCCGGGTGCGCTGGCTCGACCGCGCCGACCTGCTGCTGCCGGGCGTCCCCGCGGCGCTGGCCGAGGCCGAGGGCGCCATCCTGGGCCACATGAACGCCGACCACGCCGACGCCTTGCGGCTTTACGCCACGGTTCTGGCCGGACGCTCCGCCGACGGTGCCGAGCCGTGGGCGATGACCGGGATCGACCCCGACGGCTGCGATCTGCGGCGCAGCGGCGAAATGGCGCGGGTTGATTTCGATCACGGCGTGGAAAACCCCGAAGACGCTAGGGTCACTCTCGCCGGCCTTGCCCGGCAGGCTCGCCGGAGCGCACCCGGCGCGGCCGACGGCTCAGTGGATTCGGACGATCGTGACGGCTAACCACGACGCCGCGGCAAGCGGCGCGCAAAAAGAGCGCAACCAGGAGAAAACGTCAGTGGACCATAACGGACCAACCCGTTGCCGTTTTGGGTTTGTGGCCCTGGGGCCACCCCTCTCTTGCCAATCAGGACATCGGGCGCGCCCGGGGGGCGCGTCGGGATGACCGCCGTACGGCCTGCGGGCCGGGCTGCGGTGGTTTGAGCCGGCGGTTAAGACACCGCCACCGAACGAGGACGGCTTCGATAAGGGCCGAAAAGGCCAGCCGTCCGGACCTTCGGGCACCGACCCCCGCATTCCAAGGGGGCGGCGAACCCGGAGACGAGTTGAGAGGCAAAGGATGACCGGAACAACGCGCACGCGGAACAAGAAGCTCCTGGCCTGGGTCGAGGAGATCGCGAACAAGTGCAAGCCCGAGCGGGTGCACTGGTGTGACGGATCGCAGGAGGAATACGACCGCCTGTGCGCCGAGATGGTGGAATCGGGCACCTTCATCAAGCTGAACGAGGCCAAGCGCCCGAACTCCTACCTGTGCCGTTCCGATCCGGGCGACGTCGCCCGCGTCGAGGACCGGACCTTCATCTGCTCCGAGCGCAAGGAGGATGCCGGCCCGACCAACAACTGGGTTGCCCCGGCGGAGATGAAGGCGAAGCTGGACGGCCTGTTCGAGGGCTGCATGCGGGGCCGCACCATGTATGTGGTGCCCTTCAGCATGGGGCCGCTGGGCTCCGACATCGCGCACATCGGCGTGCAGATCTCCGACAGCCCGTACGTCGCGGTCAACATGCGCATGATGACCCGCATGGGTCAGAAGGTGCTGGACATCCTGGGCGACGGCGACTTCGTGCCCTGCCTGCACTCCATCGGCGCGCCGCTGGAGCCCGGTCAGCCGGACGTGGCGTGGCCGTGCAACGCCGATCACAAGTACATCGTGCATTTCCCGGCCGACCACTCGATCGTCTCCTTCGGCTCGGGCTACGGCGGCAACGCCCTGCTCGGCAAGAAGTGCTTCGCGCTGCGCATCGCCTCCTCGATGGGCCGCGAGCAGGGCTGGCTGGCCGAGCACATGCTGATCCTCGGCGTGGAAAGCCCGGAGGGCGAGAAGACCTACGTCGCCGCCGCCTTCCCGTCGGCCTGCGGCAAGACCAACTTCGCCATGCTGGTTCCCCCGGCCGAGTTCGAGGGCTGGAAGGTCCGCACCATCGGCGACGACATCGCCTGGGTGAAGCCGCAGCCGGACGGCACGCTGCGCGCGATCAACCCGGAGGCCGGCTTCTTCGGCGTGGCGCCGGGCACCAGCATCAAGTCGAATCCGAACGCGCTGAAGACGCTGAACGCCAATGTCATCTTCACTAACGTCGCGCTGACCGACGATGGCGACGTGTGGTGGGAGGGCCTGACCGACGAGGCGCCGGCCCACCTGATCGACTGGCAGGGCAACGACTGGACCCC from Azospirillum brasilense includes:
- the ptsP gene encoding phosphoenolpyruvate--protein phosphotransferase — protein: MKTDVPAAGQGRSLRGLGVSPGIAIGPAHVVESGAVRVPEYTLAADQVEAEAARFADACGKARRQIRKLKAKALVLPGSASEEIGFLLDAHLAMVTNSRLTRGVERRIQQEMVNAEAAVQAEIATIAQTFASMEDSYLAGRIADVREVGRRLIRNLMRHEYQAFSMLNPGAVILAEELTPADTALLDPRRVAGFATVLGGAEGHTAIMARSLGIPAVLGVGGLLSGLKNGITVIVDGVQGRVIIDPTPEVLEDYRQRRAEREREREQLKGLRKLPAVTRDNTAVTLQANLELPRDLDHALENGAQGIGLLRTEFLFMNRDQLPDEDEQYTVLRSIVEGMGGRTVTARTMDVGGEKLAGWMAGRYGEPANPALGLRAVRLGLREPKLLETQLAAMLRAGVHGPLRILLPMICSVAEVQRVREMMGQVARRLRRRGVPIADPLPPVGVMVEVPGAALSADALAYAADFFSIGTNDLTQYTLAIDRGDEQVASLYDPLHPAVLRLIQFTIEAALRARIPVSVCGEIAGDSRYTALLLGLGVRDLSMVPPAIPLVKRRIRKLDLQEATRRARVIMDQSDSGRIAALLDDFNAVG
- a CDS encoding TerC family protein, whose product is MDQIVLMWAGFAVFVAVLLAFDLGVFSKKSHVISGREALMRCAAYSTLAMIFAAGVFHFQGSQKGLEFLTGYLIEYSLSVDNIFVIALIFTHFAVPPQYQHRVLFWGILGALVMRGVLIVAGTALIQEFHWIIYIFGAFLIFSGIKMLMSVDDEPDMENNRIVKFVRSRFRMTDGYEGQNFFVMRDGVRMMTPLFLVLILIEFTDLVFAVDSIPAVFSVTTDPFIVWTSNVFAILGLRALYFALASIIHRFHYLKYGLSLVLVVVGAKMMLVDIYKMPTALALGITAVLVGGSIVFSMLKTRGEAAPEAADGEARRWWVPGSPAKGAGGSAPASSSEAAAASSDGKGR
- a CDS encoding HPr kinase/phosphorylase, with the translated sequence MATIHGTCVLVGTWNGGLGNGGDRDGTSVGVLLRGPSGSGKSDLALRMIDAGALLVADDRVELRVDDGRVMATAPAALAGLLEVRGVGIVPVPAATEAEIGLVVDLVPRGAVERLPEEETADLLDRTVPRLALCPFDASAPAKLKLAAGAARAGSLGKAPELP
- the rapZ gene encoding RNase adapter RapZ — its product is MTDPRPLQEPPLERSPGQGGQLVLVTGMSGAGMSVALKALEDLGYEAVDNLRLSLVPALLEQADPRRRPLALVIDSRTRDFSAHAMLEEVEALKAHAELEVRLVFLDCGDETLQRRFTETRRRHPLAIDRPVPDGIQLERAMLLPLKQQADVTIDTTQLSIHDLRRILAGNFQIGTQAALQVFVTSFSFRMGLPREADLVFDVRFLTNPHYDPDLRPLTGLDPRVAARVEGDPDFAEFFRHLTDLLQPLLPRYNQEGKSYLTIAVGCTGGKHRSVFVAERLAAWLDGLGLKVGISHRELERQAPRAG
- a CDS encoding HPr family phosphocarrier protein, coding for MSSPDEKAPIQGAPGIDGQNPERNPEICQTVTISNQRGLHARAAAKFVKLVATFDCEIEVRRGETQVSGESIMGLMMLAAGPGTSVELYAYGREAEEAMAALVDLITRKFDED
- a CDS encoding PTS sugar transporter subunit IIA gives rise to the protein MIGMVLVTHGRLAEEFIAALEHVVGEQQQVRAVCIGPDDDMEQRRQDILNSVADVDDGSGVVVLTDMFGGTPSNLAISIMDKAKVEVIAGVNLPMLIKLASVRRQETLTHAVTAAREAGQKYINVASSLLSDG